AGAGCGTCGAACGGAGCGCGCAGTGACGCGCGATCAGGCGTAATGACCAGCTAATACTAGCATACGCGCGAATCGCCCGGCAAAACGGCGGCGCTGACGGCTCTGGAGCTCGACGACTCAGAACATCCGCGCCCAACGGATGTGTGCCTCTGGGGACCGATTGTCAAGTGCCTGGGAGAGATTGATTCGGAAGCCATCGCCGAGTCGGAACCCGACACCCACTCCGGCGGGCGGCGTCTCGTCGCCCAGATCGCTGGCAATGTCCGCCGTCTGTCCTACGTCCACGTACACGACGAAGGGACCTCGCAGCACTTCGACGTTCGCGAGCATGACGTGCCTGCCGACGAACTCGCCGATGTCGTAGCCCCGTACCGACGCGGGACCGCCGATCCAGAACCGTCGCTGGATGGGTGGCTCGCCGTCGGTCGTTCCCACCAATAGGCGCGCCCGGACGCCGTATCTGCCCGCCTGCCATCGAGCCGTCGTCTGCGCGCGCGCCCGGGTGAACGCGAAGTAGGCGGAACCGGAGTCGGGAGCGTGCTCCGCCTCCGCGTCGATGGCGTACCGTGAGTCTGACGACTGTGACCGAATGCGCACGACGATGCTTCTGAGATCGCCTTCGGTCGCAGCGGGGTTGGTTCGAGCCGTTCCGCGTGGAGCGAACAGGCTCCAATCCAGTTCGGCAGACAGTGAATCGTGCTGTTCATCGACCAGGGCGAGTTCGAGCACGCGGGACTCGTGTTCGTTCGCCCACCGCACACTCGCCTCCGCGCCGGTCCGCAGATAGTAGTCTCGCAACTCCCCGTTGTAGAGCAGCGCCATGACGAACTGCTCCGAGTCCTCCGGCTGCGCCAGCGCGTCGAACACGGCGATACCACGATACCCTCTACCGCCTATCCGCAGACCGTGGTCGCGGAACCATCCGGCGGATACCCACGCGCCGCCCTCTGCCGACGTGAAACCGCCCGACAGAGCGCGGCTGATGCCCACGAACAGCCTGCCGCGTGGCGGCGTCCGCAGGTTCGGATGCTTCCACACCTCGGCGCGCACACCGAAGTCGAAGCCAGAAACTCGGTTCAGGGCGAACGTCGGTGACGCGTGTCCATGCGTGCCGAAGGGACCACTGCCGTGGACGCCCTCAATGACGCGAACGGTGGCGATCCGGCTGCCACCCTCCACGGAGACACGCCAGTCAACCACGGAGAAGTAGGGGAGCACGCCGCGCATCGTCTTGACGGCGTTCTCAAAGTCGTCCGGTCCGAGGTCGAGGGCGGCGAGCACCTCATGCGTTCCGATCTCGCGGTTGCCTTGAACACGGATATCGTCGATCGGCAAGCCGTCGCGTGTCTTGAAGCGTGTCGATGCAGACGAACTGGCTGCGATCAGGAGCGCCATCGCGCCGACCGCCACGAGCGCTCGCCGCCACATCGTCAGTCCTCCTCGCTGGGTGCTTGGCGGACACTGTGATCTAACGAATCGCAGGCGGATGCGGTTTGCGCGGTCGGGTCCGGCGGCATCGTCGGACGCGCCGGACCCGTGATCGGATGGCTACTGCGCGGGAGGCGCAGCTCCGGCAGGCATCTGGGGCACGAACAGGAAGTAGGGCGTTGTCGGTTCCACGTCGGGGGGAACGTACTCTGGCGTCTGCTCGCCGACGGGCGTCAGCGTCTTGATGTACGCATAGACGGCGCGCAAATCGGCGTCGCTCATCGCGTGGAGGCTGGGCCACGGCATGGGCGGCTTCGTGTTTCTCGACTTCAGCTCTGCGACGAACTCGTCAGCAGTCACTTCGGAGACCTTTATGCGCAGGTTCCTGGGGTACGTCGTGCCCCACGGACCGCGGAACCCCAGCGGCATGCCGATCAGCCACTGATCCTCGGGGACGGCTTCGCCGTTCTCGAGGAACCCTGGCGTGTGGCAGTCGTTGCAGCCGGCGATCCGAACGATGTACCGACCGGCGGCGACCTCATCTGACGCCATCACGTGCGGCTCCGTCGACATCGGGGCAGCCGCCTTTTTCTCCTGAGCACAGCCCACAACGACGGCAAACGCCGCCACCGGCACAGCGATCCGCAGCCAACGCATGACACATACCTCCGGTTCGATCAACGGGCTGCGTCTCAGATCCATTTCTGTGACGTCGAGCCCGTTCGCCTCACATGCGCGGAACGTTGCCACATCAGGGCGGCACGCGCAAGCTGCGCCTGCGGTCGCCGCGCGAACCGGTTCCGCCATAACGTTAGGGAACGTTGGGATCCAGATATGACAGCAGACGCGCCCAGAAAACGGGAGCCCCCGGATCGTCGATCGTACGCTTCAGCGCGAGAAGTCTCTGGTGGACGGTCTCCTGAGTTCGATGGCGGCTTTTCTCAAGGATCTTGTGGGCAAGACCGGCACACTGGTCGATGCGTTCCACCGACAGCACGTGACGTAGATGCCCGATGCCGTCCAAATACAACCTCTGAGGTTCAACCGCGTCGAGAAAGGCGTTCACGGCGTCGACGCGATCGCGGTCATTGCGCACGGCGATGGACGCGATGCGTGTCATCAAGTCGCCATGCGACGGGATGATTCGGCGAAGGGCTCGCGCCATTTGGATGCCTTCATCGACCGACATCCGCTCCCAGAGCAGCACCCATGCGCCGATGAATGCGAACGCGGACAGGGCGCGGCTCTCGAGAACCTCCATGAGGTCGGTGACGATGCGCTCTGCCTCCGGTTCGGGTTCCACGTCCTCGATCAGGGCTTCCAGGCGCGACGTGTCCTTGACGGGGTAGCGCTCCTCGCCCCCTAGCAAAAGGGATGAGATGCGCAACGCGAAGTCGTCGTTCTTCAGGAAGGCAGATTGGAAGTCGGGTCGGCTTGCGCTGTTACCGTAGAACTCCGAGACATCGACCGTCAGGACATCGGCAAGCCGCTGCAACTCATCGGCGCGCAGCATCAGCTTCCCAGCCAGGAACCGATGCAGCTTGGTCCGTTCGATGTCGGCTTCACGAGCCACGGCAGACTGCGTGCGTCCTGTCAGCAGGCGCTTGGCATTCGCGACGATGATGTCGGCAGAAGCATCCAGTCTCACGGTTGTGACAACCCTCTCAGAACCGGCCGCTGCCAAAACTCTACCCCAGTCTGTGCAATAGTGCAACTATGATTGCCCGGGGTCCAACACATGCGCGCGTAGAATGTCCTTTACATCGTAAATGCCGTGTGTTATGCTTCCGAAGTGGCGGACGCGACATGGTGTGCAAATAAGCACAACACAATCTGAGGACACTCGGATGTACCCCGCGGCGGCACCGGGTCACGATGGCACCAAGCCTCCTGTGCGCTCCGAGCCGTTCGTCGTGTCCGCTCCGATCATGGCTCCCACTCAAGAAGGCATGGGCGGAGGCGTCGACCTCTCATCTTTGAGCGAGTCGGGGCTCGAAGCGCTCGTCGACTTCAGTCGCATGCCCCGTCACATCGGCATCGTCATGGACGGCAACGGTCGGTGGGCTCAAGAGCGCGGGCTGCCTCGCGTCGATGGGCACCGCGCCGCTGTCAAGTCGGTCTGGGAGATCGTGGACGCCTGCGGGCGCATGCAGCTCGACGCGCTCACGCTCTACGCGTTCTCCACCGAGAACTGGAAGCGTCCTCCCAGCGAGGTGCGGGCGCTGATGCACTTGCTCCGCCAGCAACTTCGCCTGGAAACCCCGCGACTCCGCCGCAATAACGTGACACTACGGGGGATCGGCGATACGAGCAGGCTGCCCATGCTGGCTCGTTGGGAGTTGGCGCGGTCCGAACGCCGACTGCGGGGCAACACGGGGCTCGTGCTGAATCTGGCTCTGAGCTACGGCGGTCGGCAGGAGATCCTCCAGGCTGTGAAGTCGGTTCTCGCAGACATTCGCCGAGGTGTCATCGCCGAGGACGATCTGACCGAGGAACGGTTCCGTCTCTACCTAGAGACGGGAGTCCTGCCGGATCCTGACCTCATCATCCGCACGAGCGGAGAACAGAGGCTAAGCAACTTCCTTCTGTGGCAGGGAGCCTACGCCGAGTTGGTCTTCACGCCGACGATGTGGCCCGACTTCCGCCGACGCGACCTCCTTGAGGCGATCGTCGTGTTTCAGCGGCGCGACCGGCGGTTTGGCGCGGTCAAACCACGTACGAACCTTCCGACCTGACGCCCCCATCACAGTGCGAGCGCCTGCCGCACTCGACTCGCTGCGAGTTTTTCTGGCTCTGGATTGGGTCGGCGGCGGGGTTAGCCGGCTGTCAGGCTTTCGCAGTCCGCGCAGGTCCCGTAGATCTCCACGCGGCGACGTGACGCTCGAAACCGGTGGTGCTCGTAAACGCTCGCTAGCGCGGTCTCCAAGCCGGGGCTGGTGAACTCGATCACTTTGCCGCATTGCCCGCAGATCAGGTGCTCGTGCCGCTTGGGTCCCATGGTGTGCTCGTAGTAGGTCTGCTTCTCGCCGGTCAGATAGGACTGCCGGAGCAGACCCGCCTCGAGCAGAAGCGGGAGGGTTCGATAGATCGTCGCCTTGGACACCGACTTTCCCTGGCTGCGAAGACGAATCAGCAGGTCCTCAGCCTCGAAATGGGCGTCCGTCGAGAAGATCTCGCGCAGAATGTCCAGGCGCTCCTGGGTCACCTTCATGCCCTTCGTACGCAGGAAGGCGATGAACTGAACCAGTTCGCCGGGCAAGGTGCTGTCGGTCTTGTCGGGCACGGAGTGAGCCTTTCGAGGGCTGCGCGGCTCGACACGGGACAGGCTCAGGCATACCATACCGAGTAGAACCGGTCAAGACGAGGACGTGCGCGAATCCCTCCCGATGGCGAGGTGGCGTTCCCCCATGCCGTGGCGGACGATAGCGAAACGGGCAGTGGTCGCCATTGCCTGCCTCACGCGACTGCCCTTCGCCGCCACCGCGCAACCCACCGAAGGCTCAACGATCTCTGGGTTCCGACACGAGGAGACGTTGACTGCCATCACCGAACTCGAGTTCCACGCGTTCGAGCGGTCGTTCGTCGTCGGCGACAGCATCGAGGTCGTGGCGGACGAGGTGGTGCTTCCCGCCGGCATCGCGTACCGATTCGACGCGCTGCGGAACCGGATACGCTTCACACCCCCGCTGCACATCGGCACGGTCGTCGAGGTCTCCTACGAAAGCCTCGCGCTCGGGATCGATCCACGCTCTTCCCTCGACTTGTTCGCCGTCGACCCAGCCCTGACTCGGCTCCGAGTGCCGGCACGAGTGCCCGAGCCCGGATTCGGAGCGGCGCAGCCGCAGGCGGGCGTGCTCGACGTCAGCGGATCCAAGACCTTCGCCATCAGCGCCGGCAGCAATCGGTCATTCGCTCCGGATCAGAGTCTTCGGCTCAACGTCGACGGCGAGATCGTTCCGGGCATCTCCGTTTCAGCCGCGTTGACCGATCAGCAACTCCCGATACAGCCGGAGGGAACGACGGAAGAGCTCGACCGGCTCGACGACGTGCTGATCCGCGTCACGGCAGAGCGATTCGCCGTATCGCTGGGCGACGACGAGGTCCACCTCGCCGACACCGACCTGATCCTCGCGCCGATGCGGGTTCAGGGCGTACAGGTCCGGGGTAATGGCGGACCTGGGGAAGGTCAGCTCGTCGCCGCGCTGCCTCGCGGCAAGTCCGACAGCGTGACCATCGTGGGAACCGAAGGACAGAACTCGTACCGCGTATCGCCGCGCGGTCGGTTCGTCGTCATGGTCGCCGGCTCCGAGCAGGTCTGGCTGAACGGCACCCCGATGGTCCGCGGAGCGTCGAACGACTACGTGATCCGGGACTACGGCGACCCCGTCGTCGAGTTCACGCTCAAGAGGCTCATCACGCGCAACGACATCATTCGCATCGACTACGAGTACCGCGACGACTTGGAGGGCTGGCAGCGGAACCTCTACGCCGGACGCGCC
Above is a genomic segment from Candidatus Poribacteria bacterium containing:
- a CDS encoding cytochrome c, giving the protein MSTEPHVMASDEVAAGRYIVRIAGCNDCHTPGFLENGEAVPEDQWLIGMPLGFRGPWGTTYPRNLRIKVSEVTADEFVAELKSRNTKPPMPWPSLHAMSDADLRAVYAYIKTLTPVGEQTPEYVPPDVEPTTPYFLFVPQMPAGAAPPAQ
- a CDS encoding helix-turn-helix transcriptional regulator encodes the protein MRLDASADIIVANAKRLLTGRTQSAVAREADIERTKLHRFLAGKLMLRADELQRLADVLTVDVSEFYGNSASRPDFQSAFLKNDDFALRISSLLLGGEERYPVKDTSRLEALIEDVEPEPEAERIVTDLMEVLESRALSAFAFIGAWVLLWERMSVDEGIQMARALRRIIPSHGDLMTRIASIAVRNDRDRVDAVNAFLDAVEPQRLYLDGIGHLRHVLSVERIDQCAGLAHKILEKSRHRTQETVHQRLLALKRTIDDPGAPVFWARLLSYLDPNVP
- a CDS encoding isoprenyl transferase, with protein sequence MGGGVDLSSLSESGLEALVDFSRMPRHIGIVMDGNGRWAQERGLPRVDGHRAAVKSVWEIVDACGRMQLDALTLYAFSTENWKRPPSEVRALMHLLRQQLRLETPRLRRNNVTLRGIGDTSRLPMLARWELARSERRLRGNTGLVLNLALSYGGRQEILQAVKSVLADIRRGVIAEDDLTEERFRLYLETGVLPDPDLIIRTSGEQRLSNFLLWQGAYAELVFTPTMWPDFRRRDLLEAIVVFQRRDRRFGAVKPRTNLPT
- a CDS encoding transcriptional repressor, with the protein product MVCLSLSRVEPRSPRKAHSVPDKTDSTLPGELVQFIAFLRTKGMKVTQERLDILREIFSTDAHFEAEDLLIRLRSQGKSVSKATIYRTLPLLLEAGLLRQSYLTGEKQTYYEHTMGPKRHEHLICGQCGKVIEFTSPGLETALASVYEHHRFRASRRRVEIYGTCADCESLTAG